The DNA segment CTTCTGGCAAGCCTGAAGAAATAAAATCGGGTAATAATTCTCTTGCAATTTATTATAATTCAAGTTATACATTCAAAATCTCACAAACTATTTCAAATATACCAAATGGTATATATTCTTTAACAGTCTATGCAGAAGGTGACCCATCTGAAGGCAATGCAAATATACAATTGTTTGCAAGCGATTATGGTGGAGCACAAATAACTACTAATATAATTAATACGGGGTGGGGGAAATGGGTACAATATTCAATTAATAATATTGATGTTACTACAGGGACATGTACAATAGGAATTCAGGTAGAAACGAATGGGTCTTATTGGGGCACGTTTGATGATTTTTCATTTACTATGACAAGTGAATCAAATATACCACCCACAATTACTTCTATAAAACCCATAAATGTAAATACAATAATTAATAATCCACCTCAACTTCCTACTACTGTAACAGCTGTATACAGTGACGGCTCTATCAGACAAGTGAATGTAACTTGGGATGCGGTTGATCCAATAGATTATCAGCATATTCAATCATTTAATGTTTATGGGACAGTCGATGATTCGGTATATAAGGCTCAGGCAATTGTTACAGTTAACTATAAATCTATGGATTTAAATAATAATGGCATTGTT comes from the Thermoanaerobacterium aotearoense genome and includes:
- a CDS encoding Ig-like domain-containing protein, producing MNKILKIFSVFLGAFLIFVNMSINEAKADPVNLVQNSSFESGLDNWTIVQSQSNIASIDSSGKPEEIKSGNNSLAIYYNSSYTFKISQTISNIPNGIYSLTVYAEGDPSEGNANIQLFASDYGGAQITTNIINTGWGKWVQYSINNIDVTTGTCTIGIQVETNGSYWGTFDDFSFTMTSESNIPPTITSIKPINVNTIINNPPQLPTTVTAVYSDGSIRQVNVTWDAVDPIDYQHIQSFNVYGTVDDSVYKAQAIVTVNYKSMDLNNNGIVDIGDLAIATYYYQIESNDSNWKSASLADINNDGIVNLQDLKIIAQQIF